A genomic window from Streptomyces sp. WMMC940 includes:
- a CDS encoding LamG-like jellyroll fold domain-containing protein has protein sequence MATLVMPVESAGAAPAAPDSARPSEAQRALEAATKSGQRVEVTGERSERSTVFANPDGFSFTLEESSVPVRVAKPGGGWQTPDATLVRRADGSVGPRAAAAEMSFSPGGDDDPLVSIADKGRALELSWPGKLPGPELDGPSALYREVLAGVDLKVTATVEGFQHVLVVKTPKAAGNPKLKKLTFGLKARGLSVVKNAVGALAAVDTTGQTVFRAPPAQMWNSAGKKAAAELRKRAATRPSGSADTPRSGTGPQVGRRATVPADASEAAPSGAGTEPGQGDRVARMGVKVTKNSLAVVPDPAMLSGTDAAAFPLFIDPTVTWGESERTLLRSDGYESYGWSNGDDGLGKGMGKCGTWNGYYCGPGYVQRLYFEFSPASLKGKQVLDATFRVTEPWAFQCEPRWVDLVRTNNISSSTTWASRPKELDWMVDRHVSAGRGSLCDPDSPDAPIEFNDNPAEPNENLTPTVKDFAAGKFSRLTLQLRAHDESDTSAWKRFKNDAVLAVDFVGIPDKPTSIGLVAGTGTVCSTDESSPSMVSDPTPALTATTQTKPGGESGAQLRIIYDLDHKNSDGTWSDTPPGNGEMKPSTGYAGDGSKQTLSWSTLAEGKLYRYRAWTRSYYNNGGSHLSGPSNASTTGWCHFKVDPTAPKAPTVTVGSPYSLCTPNACTPGGGPGVKGTFTFTPATGDTNNVSYQYRLSNTETWTSLTGSTVNAPITPVSSGTHQIVVRAKDNVGRWGAEQIVDFLVAAGSGPVGRWHFDEADGVAVDSATADGTPRHDVTLSSTATRDDRGRRGLLTHDASGAPLETPVTDRGLVLNGGSHAAADGAVLEPRSSYTVSAWVRLNDVDKSQAILSQDGTDNSSFLLSYQIAEGYTSWFFGVKRENGLYGGEISEQPAQAGVWTHVAGTYDADANRVELFVNGVSIGAEDGIEAAVEPAGRLRFGVVQANGGYYQPFGGSIDEVTTWQRALTGKEIADEARLMTSEALAGVELVADWKAENGGGTTITDTASGYGRPLTLTGGASLAGGEVVLDGVDDAATAAGPLVDDSGSFTVTTAASLDSAKLAAKDIGYTGQVLGQRTADGSAWGFWFQLTGKDTVLNEETLEESVIPVGKWHFGRLNAEGTFSSVVSDEVAAMDSLVRLTGTFDAQSGTISLYLGHNQNGEATAFTAKAGTGDFAIGKGFTSGGWKHHLPGGIAEVRVWAGAMAGPAQVETTVGD, from the coding sequence ATGGCCACCTTGGTAATGCCGGTCGAGAGCGCCGGAGCAGCGCCCGCCGCACCGGACTCCGCAAGGCCGTCGGAGGCTCAGCGGGCGTTGGAGGCAGCAACGAAATCCGGCCAGCGAGTGGAGGTGACGGGAGAGCGCTCGGAGCGGTCGACGGTGTTCGCGAATCCGGATGGATTCTCGTTCACGTTGGAGGAGTCGTCGGTCCCGGTTCGGGTGGCGAAGCCGGGGGGTGGCTGGCAGACGCCGGACGCGACGCTGGTGCGGCGCGCGGACGGTTCGGTCGGGCCGAGGGCTGCCGCAGCGGAGATGTCGTTCTCGCCCGGCGGGGATGACGATCCGCTGGTGTCGATAGCCGACAAGGGACGCGCGCTCGAACTGAGCTGGCCGGGCAAACTGCCCGGCCCCGAGCTGGACGGTCCGAGCGCGCTGTACCGCGAGGTTCTCGCCGGGGTCGATCTGAAGGTCACGGCCACGGTCGAGGGCTTCCAGCATGTGCTGGTGGTGAAGACCCCGAAGGCGGCCGGGAACCCGAAGCTGAAAAAGCTGACGTTCGGGTTGAAGGCGCGGGGCCTGTCGGTCGTCAAGAACGCGGTGGGCGCCCTCGCGGCGGTCGACACCACTGGGCAGACGGTGTTCCGTGCGCCGCCCGCTCAGATGTGGAACTCGGCGGGCAAGAAGGCCGCCGCCGAGCTGCGGAAGCGGGCCGCGACACGGCCGTCCGGATCGGCGGACACCCCGCGCAGCGGTACAGGACCGCAGGTCGGGCGGCGGGCGACGGTACCTGCGGACGCCTCCGAGGCCGCCCCATCCGGGGCGGGCACGGAGCCCGGCCAGGGCGACAGGGTCGCCCGTATGGGCGTCAAGGTCACCAAGAACTCCCTCGCGGTCGTCCCAGACCCGGCCATGCTGAGCGGGACGGACGCCGCGGCGTTCCCGCTGTTCATCGACCCGACCGTGACCTGGGGTGAGTCCGAGCGGACGCTGTTGCGCTCGGACGGCTATGAGTCGTACGGCTGGAGCAACGGTGACGACGGCCTCGGCAAGGGCATGGGCAAGTGCGGTACCTGGAACGGCTACTACTGCGGTCCAGGGTACGTGCAGCGCCTGTACTTCGAGTTCTCGCCCGCGAGCCTGAAGGGGAAGCAGGTCCTGGACGCGACGTTCCGAGTGACCGAGCCGTGGGCGTTCCAGTGCGAACCGCGCTGGGTCGACCTTGTCCGCACGAACAACATCTCCTCCTCCACGACTTGGGCATCGCGTCCCAAGGAGCTGGACTGGATGGTCGACCGGCATGTCTCGGCGGGCCGCGGCTCGCTGTGCGACCCTGACTCCCCGGATGCGCCGATCGAGTTCAACGACAACCCGGCAGAGCCCAACGAGAACCTGACACCCACGGTGAAGGACTTCGCCGCGGGCAAGTTCTCCCGGCTCACCCTCCAGCTGCGAGCGCACGACGAGAGTGACACCTCTGCCTGGAAGCGGTTCAAGAACGACGCCGTCCTCGCCGTCGACTTCGTCGGGATCCCGGACAAGCCGACCTCGATCGGCCTGGTGGCCGGCACGGGCACCGTGTGCTCCACCGACGAGTCCAGCCCCTCGATGGTCTCCGACCCGACGCCGGCGCTGACCGCGACGACGCAGACCAAGCCGGGTGGGGAGAGCGGTGCCCAGCTGCGGATAATCTATGACCTCGACCACAAGAACAGCGACGGCACCTGGTCGGACACGCCCCCGGGCAACGGTGAGATGAAACCCTCCACCGGATATGCAGGGGACGGCTCCAAGCAGACCCTCTCCTGGTCGACTCTGGCTGAGGGCAAGCTCTACCGTTATCGGGCCTGGACTCGTTCGTACTACAACAACGGCGGCAGCCACCTGTCCGGGCCGTCGAACGCCTCGACGACCGGCTGGTGCCACTTCAAGGTCGACCCGACCGCGCCGAAGGCCCCCACTGTCACGGTCGGCAGCCCGTACAGCCTCTGCACGCCCAACGCATGTACCCCGGGAGGCGGTCCCGGCGTAAAGGGAACGTTTACGTTCACCCCCGCCACCGGTGACACCAACAACGTCTCTTACCAGTACCGGCTGTCGAACACCGAGACGTGGACCTCGTTGACCGGTTCGACGGTGAACGCCCCAATCACGCCAGTGAGTTCGGGCACTCACCAGATCGTGGTGCGCGCCAAGGACAACGTGGGCCGCTGGGGCGCCGAGCAGATCGTCGACTTCCTCGTCGCCGCGGGTTCGGGCCCCGTCGGCCGCTGGCACTTCGACGAAGCCGACGGTGTGGCGGTCGACTCCGCGACGGCGGACGGCACACCCCGGCACGATGTCACGCTGAGCAGCACTGCGACACGCGACGACCGTGGCCGGCGCGGTCTCCTGACCCACGACGCCAGTGGCGCTCCACTGGAGACGCCGGTGACCGACCGCGGGCTGGTACTGAACGGCGGGAGCCATGCCGCGGCCGATGGGGCGGTGCTGGAGCCGCGTTCGAGCTACACCGTCTCCGCATGGGTGCGGCTGAACGATGTCGACAAGAGCCAGGCGATCCTGTCGCAGGACGGCACCGACAACAGCTCGTTCCTGCTCTCCTACCAGATCGCCGAGGGGTACACCAGCTGGTTCTTCGGTGTGAAGAGGGAGAACGGCCTGTACGGAGGGGAGATCTCCGAGCAGCCCGCGCAGGCCGGCGTCTGGACGCATGTGGCCGGTACGTACGACGCTGACGCCAACCGGGTGGAGCTCTTCGTCAACGGGGTGTCCATAGGGGCCGAGGACGGGATCGAAGCAGCGGTGGAGCCGGCCGGCCGGCTGCGGTTCGGGGTGGTCCAGGCGAACGGCGGCTACTACCAGCCCTTCGGTGGTTCCATCGACGAGGTCACCACATGGCAGCGGGCCCTGACGGGCAAGGAGATCGCTGACGAGGCACGGCTGATGACGTCGGAAGCCCTCGCAGGGGTGGAGCTGGTGGCCGACTGGAAGGCCGAGAACGGCGGTGGAACCACGATCACCGACACGGCCTCGGGCTACGGCAGGCCCCTGACGCTCACCGGAGGTGCCTCCCTGGCGGGCGGCGAGGTCGTCCTGGACGGTGTCGACGACGCCGCTACGGCAGCGGGCCCCCTGGTGGACGACTCCGGCTCATTCACGGTGACCACGGCTGCGAGTCTGGACAGCGCGAAGTTGGCGGCCAAGGACATCGGCTACACCGGTCAGGTGCTAGGCCAACGCACCGCGGACGGTTCTGCGTGGGGCTTCTGGTTCCAGCTGACGGGCAAGGACACCGTACTCAACGAGGAAACCCTGGAAGAGAGCGTCATCCCAGTCGGCAAGTGGCACTTCGGCCGTCTGAACGCCGAGGGAACCTTCTCGTCGGTCGTCTCCGACGAGGTCGCCGCCATGGACAGCCTGGTCCGGCTGACCGGCACGTTCGACGCACAGTCCGGGACGATCAGCCTGTACCTGGGCCACAACCAGAACGGTGAGGCGACGGCGTTCACCGCCAAGGCCGGTACGGGTGACTTCGCGATCGGCAAGGGCTTCACTTCGGGCGGGTGGAAGCACCACCTGCCTGGGGGGATCGCCGAAGTACGCGTGTGGGCGGGCGCCATGGCCGGTCCGGCGCAGGTCGAGACGACCGTCGGCGACTGA
- a CDS encoding Gfo/Idh/MocA family protein, protein MKVGCIGLGDIAQKAYLPVLTTLPGVELHLQTRTVATLDRVAAAHRIPGPQCHSTLDSLLAAGLDAAFVHAPTTVHPGIAARLLEAGVPTYVDKPLAYELGDSQRLVELSERTRTSLAVGFNRRYAPGYAQCLEHPRDLILMRKNRVGLPEDPRTLVLDDFIHVVDTLRFLLPGPVEHTGVRARVRDGLMHHVVLQLSGDGFTAVGMMNRMSGSAEEILEVSGQDTKREVVNLAEVVDHKGQPSVRRRGDWVPVARQRGIEQAVLAFLDAVRADKFLSAQDALATHELCERVVREALELAS, encoded by the coding sequence GTGAAGGTCGGCTGCATCGGGCTCGGGGACATCGCGCAGAAGGCGTATCTGCCGGTCCTCACCACTCTGCCGGGCGTCGAACTGCATCTGCAGACTCGGACGGTGGCCACCCTCGACCGGGTCGCGGCGGCCCACCGCATCCCCGGCCCCCAGTGCCACTCCACCCTGGACTCCCTCCTCGCCGCCGGGCTCGACGCCGCCTTCGTCCACGCCCCGACCACCGTGCACCCGGGGATCGCGGCCCGGCTGCTGGAGGCCGGGGTCCCCACGTACGTCGACAAGCCCCTCGCGTACGAACTCGGCGACTCCCAGCGGCTGGTGGAGCTCTCCGAACGGACCCGCACCAGCCTCGCGGTCGGCTTCAACCGGCGCTACGCCCCCGGTTACGCCCAGTGCCTGGAGCACCCGCGCGACCTCATCCTCATGCGCAAGAACCGGGTCGGCCTCCCCGAGGACCCCCGCACCCTCGTGCTCGACGACTTCATCCACGTCGTCGACACCCTGCGCTTCCTGCTTCCCGGGCCCGTCGAGCACACCGGTGTACGGGCCCGGGTCCGCGACGGGCTCATGCACCACGTGGTGCTCCAGCTGTCGGGGGACGGGTTCACCGCCGTCGGCATGATGAACCGGATGAGCGGCTCCGCGGAGGAGATCCTGGAGGTCTCCGGACAGGACACCAAGCGCGAGGTCGTCAATCTCGCGGAGGTCGTCGACCACAAGGGCCAGCCGTCGGTGCGGCGCCGCGGCGACTGGGTGCCGGTCGCCCGGCAGCGCGGGATCGAGCAGGCCGTGCTGGCCTTCCTCGACGCCGTCCGCGCGGACAAGTTCCTCAGCGCCCAGGACGCACTGGCGACCCATGAGCTGTGTGAGCGGGTGGTGCGGGAGGCGCTGGAGCTCGCTTCCTGA
- the lnt gene encoding apolipoprotein N-acyltransferase: protein MRIPVGRREQLTRLLSSPWWRGAAAVTAGALPALAFPDPGLWWFAYVALVPWLLLVRSAPTARRAALDGWLGGTGFMIAVHHWLMPNLHVFIVVLAALLGLLWAPWGLLVRTALGGRPSARRAVVAVVVVPSGWLAIELVRSWEGLGGPWGLLGASQWQVPPALRLASVGGVWLVTLLVVAVNSAVAVLVAVPHAWIPAVAAVCACAVAVGAVWLWAPRPDRPGGVIRVAVVQPGVVNGLGGAERRFARSEELTRQLAGQRPDLVVWGESSVGADLAARRDLAARLAALSREVGAEVLVNVDARRSDRPGIFKSSVLVGPGGPTGDRYDKMRLVPFGEYVPFRTVLGWVTSVGEAAGEDRMRGGEQVVMVLPGDGGRAGLRVGPLVCFESAFPDMSRSLARSGAELLVAQSATSTFQDSWAPAQHASLAALRAAETGRPMVHATLTGVSAVYGAEGERLGPRLGTDESTAAVHEIPLARGTTPYVRFGDWAVYGSLAVLAAFCAAGGLRALRKRAPAPPAPPAHTAHGSPVRPGR from the coding sequence ATGCGGATTCCGGTGGGCCGGCGGGAGCAGCTGACGCGGCTGCTGTCGTCGCCGTGGTGGCGCGGCGCGGCCGCGGTGACGGCGGGCGCGCTGCCCGCCCTCGCGTTCCCCGACCCCGGTCTGTGGTGGTTCGCCTACGTGGCGCTCGTACCGTGGCTGCTGCTCGTCCGTAGCGCTCCCACGGCCCGCCGGGCCGCTCTGGACGGCTGGCTCGGCGGAACCGGCTTCATGATCGCCGTGCACCACTGGCTGATGCCCAACCTGCATGTCTTCATCGTGGTCCTGGCGGCGCTGCTCGGGCTGCTGTGGGCCCCGTGGGGACTGCTGGTCCGGACGGCGCTGGGCGGCCGTCCCTCGGCCCGGCGGGCGGTGGTGGCGGTCGTCGTCGTCCCCTCGGGATGGCTGGCGATCGAGCTGGTCAGGTCCTGGGAGGGGCTGGGCGGGCCGTGGGGGCTGCTGGGCGCGAGCCAGTGGCAGGTCCCGCCGGCGCTGCGGCTGGCGTCGGTGGGCGGGGTGTGGCTGGTGACACTGCTCGTGGTGGCCGTGAACAGCGCGGTGGCGGTGCTGGTGGCCGTTCCGCACGCGTGGATCCCGGCGGTCGCGGCCGTCTGCGCGTGCGCGGTGGCGGTGGGTGCGGTGTGGCTGTGGGCACCGCGGCCGGACCGGCCGGGCGGGGTGATCCGTGTGGCCGTCGTCCAGCCGGGCGTCGTCAACGGCCTGGGAGGGGCGGAGCGGCGTTTCGCCCGCAGTGAGGAGCTGACCCGGCAGCTGGCGGGACAGCGGCCGGACCTCGTGGTGTGGGGCGAGAGCAGTGTCGGCGCGGATCTGGCGGCGCGGCGCGACCTCGCGGCGCGACTCGCCGCGCTGTCGCGTGAGGTGGGCGCCGAGGTGCTGGTGAACGTGGACGCCCGGCGCTCGGACCGGCCGGGCATCTTCAAGAGCAGTGTGCTGGTGGGCCCCGGCGGCCCGACCGGCGACCGCTACGACAAGATGCGGCTCGTTCCCTTCGGCGAGTACGTGCCCTTCCGCACCGTGCTCGGCTGGGTCACGTCGGTGGGCGAGGCGGCGGGCGAGGACCGGATGCGCGGCGGCGAGCAGGTGGTGATGGTGCTGCCGGGCGACGGGGGCCGGGCAGGGCTGCGGGTGGGGCCGCTGGTGTGCTTCGAGTCGGCGTTCCCCGACATGAGCAGGAGCCTCGCGCGGAGCGGCGCCGAACTCCTCGTGGCGCAGTCGGCGACCTCCACGTTCCAGGACAGCTGGGCGCCCGCCCAGCACGCCTCGCTGGCGGCGCTGAGGGCCGCGGAGACGGGGCGGCCGATGGTGCACGCCACCCTGACGGGCGTGAGCGCGGTGTACGGGGCGGAAGGGGAGCGGTTGGGCCCCCGGCTCGGTACGGACGAGAGCACCGCGGCCGTCCACGAGATCCCGCTCGCCCGGGGCACCACGCCGTACGTCCGGTTCGGGGACTGGGCGGTGTACGGCTCGCTGGCGGTACTGGCGGCGTTCTGCGCGGCGGGAGGCCTGCGAGCCCTCAGGAAGCGAGCTCCAGCGCCTCCCGCACCACCCGCTCACACAGCTCATGGGTCGCCAGTGCGTCCTGGGCGCTGA
- a CDS encoding nuclear transport factor 2 family protein, whose translation MTQRVDLATVMDRLAIDEVVTRYAVAVDDADWPAFRALFTHDGRADYRGAGGVEGPAAEVADWLAETMRLFPVRQHLIVNRRVRLRDVDGCPGDRADVQADYVNPMRLESGDDFVAGGRYSFGLARGEDGWRLSSVTVHEKWRRAAFLPGAE comes from the coding sequence ATGACTCAGCGCGTGGATCTCGCGACCGTGATGGACCGGCTGGCCATCGACGAAGTCGTCACCCGGTACGCGGTGGCCGTGGACGACGCCGACTGGCCCGCCTTCCGGGCACTGTTCACCCACGACGGGCGCGCCGACTACCGCGGCGCCGGAGGCGTCGAGGGACCCGCGGCCGAGGTGGCGGACTGGCTCGCGGAGACGATGCGGCTGTTCCCCGTGCGCCAGCATCTGATCGTGAACCGGCGGGTGCGTCTGCGGGACGTGGACGGCTGCCCGGGAGACCGGGCGGACGTGCAGGCGGACTACGTCAATCCGATGCGGCTGGAGTCGGGCGACGACTTCGTGGCCGGCGGCCGCTACTCGTTCGGGCTGGCACGCGGGGAGGACGGCTGGCGGCTGAGCTCGGTCACCGTGCACGAGAAGTGGCGGCGCGCCGCGTTCCTCCCCGGGGCCGAATGA
- a CDS encoding APC family permease, translating to MFNVTAFLKRLVLGRALRSEELGETLLPKRLALPIFASDPLSSVAYATQEILLVLTLGGLAYLHFTPWIAAAVVFLMTVVVLSYRQVVHAYPSGGGSYEVASTNLGSSAGLVVAAALLVDYVMTVAVSVASGVDNVISALPALAEYRVPMALVFVGLLTAVNLRGVRESGRAFAAPTYLFVAGVLLMCGTGLLRYLLGDPPVAATARYGIEPVPAEANLVGLALVMLVLRAFTSGCTALTGVEAISNGVPAFRRPKSRNAAATMAAMGLIAVTMFVGVTTLAIVADVRITDDPCRLTGLPDCEDYTQRTVIAQLAAAVFGGEGSFGFFYVQAATALVLILAANTAFNGFPLLASILAQHRYLPRQLHNRGDRLAFSNGILALAVVAGVLLWAYRANVTSLIHLYILGVFTSFTLCQTGMVLHWGRELRTEKDPVLRRRHRTSRVVNGTGAVITALVLVIVLLTKFTEGAWLAVLAAAVLWVMMRSIRRHYDSTSAELAVTDPRKELAPPSRVLTVVLVSRLHKATLRALAYARATRPDRLEALTVAVDREAAAELKQEWEDAGIDVPLKVLDSPYREITGPVLAYVRSIRRESPRDVVAVFIPEYVVGHWWENVLHNQSALWLKSRLLFTPGVMVTSVPWQLESAARADRPAARAPGAVRKGEPVPPPRS from the coding sequence GTGTTCAACGTGACGGCGTTCCTCAAGCGGCTGGTCCTGGGCCGCGCGCTGCGGAGCGAGGAACTCGGCGAGACGCTGCTGCCCAAACGGCTGGCGCTGCCGATCTTCGCTTCGGACCCGCTCTCGTCGGTGGCCTACGCCACGCAGGAGATCCTGCTGGTCCTCACTCTGGGCGGGCTGGCGTACCTGCACTTCACGCCGTGGATCGCGGCCGCGGTCGTGTTCCTGATGACCGTCGTCGTACTGTCGTACCGTCAGGTGGTGCACGCCTACCCGAGCGGCGGCGGGTCCTACGAGGTCGCCTCGACCAACCTCGGATCCTCGGCCGGTCTGGTGGTCGCCGCGGCGCTGCTGGTCGACTATGTGATGACCGTCGCCGTGTCCGTGGCCTCGGGTGTCGACAACGTCATCTCGGCGTTGCCGGCGCTGGCCGAGTACCGCGTGCCGATGGCACTGGTCTTCGTCGGGCTGCTGACCGCGGTCAACCTGCGCGGAGTGCGCGAGTCGGGCCGCGCGTTCGCCGCGCCGACGTATCTGTTCGTCGCCGGGGTGCTCCTGATGTGCGGGACGGGACTGCTCCGCTACCTCCTCGGCGATCCTCCGGTGGCGGCGACGGCACGGTACGGGATCGAGCCGGTCCCGGCGGAGGCGAACCTCGTCGGTCTCGCCCTGGTGATGCTGGTCCTGCGGGCCTTCACCAGCGGCTGCACCGCGCTGACCGGAGTGGAGGCGATCTCGAACGGCGTACCCGCCTTCCGCCGGCCGAAGTCGCGCAACGCGGCCGCCACCATGGCCGCGATGGGTCTCATCGCCGTGACGATGTTCGTCGGCGTCACCACGCTCGCGATCGTCGCCGACGTCCGCATCACCGACGACCCCTGCCGGCTGACGGGCCTGCCCGACTGCGAGGACTACACGCAGCGCACCGTCATCGCGCAACTGGCCGCCGCCGTGTTCGGCGGGGAGGGCAGCTTCGGCTTCTTCTACGTCCAGGCAGCCACCGCTCTCGTCCTGATCCTCGCCGCGAACACCGCCTTCAACGGCTTCCCGCTGCTCGCCTCGATCCTCGCGCAGCACCGCTATCTGCCGCGCCAGTTGCACAACCGGGGTGACCGGCTCGCGTTCTCCAACGGCATCCTGGCTCTCGCGGTCGTCGCGGGAGTACTGCTGTGGGCGTACCGCGCGAACGTCACGAGTCTCATCCACCTCTACATCCTCGGTGTGTTCACCTCCTTCACGCTCTGTCAGACCGGCATGGTCCTGCACTGGGGCCGTGAACTGCGCACGGAGAAGGACCCCGTGCTGCGCCGCCGGCACCGCACGTCCCGGGTCGTCAACGGGACCGGCGCGGTCATCACGGCGCTGGTGCTGGTGATCGTGCTGCTGACCAAGTTCACCGAGGGAGCCTGGCTGGCCGTCCTCGCGGCCGCGGTGCTGTGGGTGATGATGCGGAGCATCCGCAGGCACTACGACTCGACGTCGGCGGAGCTGGCGGTCACCGACCCGCGCAAGGAGCTCGCGCCGCCCTCCCGGGTCCTCACGGTGGTCCTGGTCTCCCGGCTGCACAAGGCCACGCTGCGGGCGCTCGCGTACGCCCGGGCCACCCGTCCGGACCGGCTGGAGGCGCTGACCGTGGCCGTCGACCGGGAGGCCGCAGCGGAGCTGAAGCAGGAGTGGGAGGATGCCGGGATCGATGTCCCGCTGAAGGTCCTGGACTCGCCCTATCGGGAGATCACCGGCCCGGTACTGGCGTACGTGCGGTCGATCCGGCGCGAGAGCCCGAGGGACGTCGTCGCGGTGTTCATCCCCGAGTACGTCGTGGGCCACTGGTGGGAGAACGTGCTGCACAACCAGTCCGCGCTGTGGCTGAAGAGCCGGCTGCTGTTCACGCCCGGGGTGATGGTGACGAGCGTCCCCTGGCAACTGGAGTCCGCCGCCCGCGCCGACCGTCCCGCCGCCCGTGCCCCGGGCGCGGTGCGCAAGGGCGAACCGGTCCCGCCGCCCCGCTCCTGA
- a CDS encoding undecaprenyl-diphosphate phosphatase, translating to MSWFESLILGLVQGLTEFLPISSSAHLRLTAAFAGWHDPGAAFTAITQIGTETAVLIYFRKDIARIVSAWFRSLTDKAMRRDHDAQMGWLVIVGSIPIGVLGVTLKDQIEGPFRDLRLTATMLIVMGIVLGVADRLAARDETGGKHRVVRERKSLRDLSVKDGLIFGVCQAMALIPGVSRSGATISGGLLMGYTREAAARYSFLLAIPAVLASGVFELKDAGEGHVAWGPTVFATVIAFAVGYAVIAWFMKFITTKSFMPFVVYRIILGILIFILVGTDVLSPHAGESAG from the coding sequence ATGTCGTGGTTCGAATCACTCATCCTCGGGCTCGTCCAGGGGCTGACGGAGTTCCTCCCCATCTCCTCCAGCGCGCATCTGCGCCTGACCGCCGCCTTCGCTGGCTGGCACGACCCGGGTGCGGCGTTCACCGCGATCACCCAGATCGGCACCGAGACGGCGGTGCTCATCTACTTCCGCAAGGACATCGCCCGCATCGTCAGCGCCTGGTTCCGCTCGTTGACGGACAAGGCGATGCGCCGGGACCACGACGCCCAGATGGGCTGGCTGGTGATCGTCGGATCCATCCCGATCGGCGTGCTCGGCGTCACGCTCAAGGACCAGATCGAGGGGCCGTTCCGTGACCTGCGGCTGACCGCCACGATGCTCATCGTCATGGGCATCGTCCTCGGTGTGGCGGACCGCCTGGCGGCCCGGGACGAGACGGGCGGCAAGCACCGCGTCGTGAGGGAGCGGAAGTCGCTGCGGGACCTGTCCGTCAAGGACGGCCTGATCTTCGGCGTGTGCCAGGCCATGGCCCTGATCCCGGGCGTCTCCCGTTCCGGCGCCACGATCAGCGGTGGCCTGCTGATGGGCTACACCCGCGAGGCGGCTGCCCGTTACTCGTTCCTGCTGGCGATCCCGGCCGTGCTCGCCTCGGGCGTCTTCGAACTGAAGGACGCGGGCGAGGGCCATGTGGCGTGGGGCCCGACCGTCTTCGCGACGGTCATCGCCTTCGCCGTCGGCTACGCGGTGATCGCGTGGTTCATGAAGTTCATCACGACCAAGAGCTTCATGCCGTTCGTCGTGTACCGCATCATCCTCGGCATCCTGATCTTCATCCTGGTCGGCACCGACGTACTGAGCCCCCACGCGGGCGAGTCCGCGGGCTGA
- a CDS encoding TVP38/TMEM64 family protein → MLDPVPGPRDGLAPRFGRVLLSPRSRLALLVAVLAAAASAVVAYEPQHLLVAGWPPRVGGATAVALFAAAYGLCTAAFVPRPLLNLAAGALFGSQAGLAAAIAGTVLGAGIAFTLGRFLGQEALRPLLRGRWLKAADGQLSRHGFRSMLALRLFPGIPFAAANYCAAVSRMGYVPFLLATGLGSVPNTAAYVIAGSTAASPTSPVFLAAAGFIAVSALAGATVAWRKRHRLSRGV, encoded by the coding sequence ATGCTCGACCCCGTCCCCGGGCCGCGCGACGGCCTCGCTCCCCGCTTCGGCCGCGTCCTTCTCTCCCCCCGGTCCCGCCTGGCCCTGCTCGTCGCCGTCCTGGCGGCCGCCGCGTCGGCGGTCGTGGCCTACGAACCGCAGCACCTGCTGGTGGCGGGCTGGCCGCCCCGGGTCGGCGGCGCGACGGCGGTGGCGCTCTTCGCCGCGGCGTACGGGCTGTGCACCGCGGCGTTCGTCCCGCGCCCCCTGCTGAACCTGGCCGCGGGCGCCCTCTTCGGTTCACAGGCCGGTCTGGCGGCCGCGATCGCCGGCACGGTGCTGGGTGCGGGCATCGCCTTCACCCTGGGACGGTTCCTCGGCCAGGAGGCGCTGCGGCCGCTGCTGCGCGGCCGCTGGCTCAAGGCAGCCGACGGCCAGTTGAGCCGGCACGGCTTCCGCTCGATGCTCGCGCTGCGGCTGTTCCCCGGAATCCCGTTCGCCGCCGCCAACTACTGCGCCGCCGTGTCCCGCATGGGCTACGTCCCCTTCCTGCTGGCCACTGGCCTCGGCTCGGTGCCGAACACCGCGGCGTACGTGATCGCCGGCAGCACCGCGGCGTCGCCGACATCGCCCGTCTTCCTGGCCGCGGCGGGCTTTATCGCCGTCTCGGCCCTGGCCGGCGCCACCGTCGCCTGGCGCAAGCGCCACCGCCTTTCACGCGGCGTCTGA
- a CDS encoding DNA alkylation repair protein, with amino-acid sequence MTLPVPRSALADTVLERLTATYPAAADPVRAREAAAYMKGVAPFLGIRTPERRALSRTVLDGTPPPTEADCTAVALRCWELPEREYHYFAADYLRRHVGRCSSEFVPVARRLITTVSWWDTVDTLAAHVVGSLVAADPGLVRVMDRWIGDDDLWVARTALLHQLRHKEATDEERLFRYCLRQSGHPDFFIRKAIGWSLREYAKTAPDAVRAFVDSARGRLAPLSVREALKNL; translated from the coding sequence ATGACGCTCCCGGTGCCGCGCAGCGCCCTCGCCGACACGGTGCTCGAACGGCTCACCGCGACCTACCCGGCGGCCGCGGACCCGGTCCGGGCCCGGGAGGCCGCCGCGTACATGAAGGGCGTCGCGCCCTTCCTCGGGATCCGCACCCCCGAACGGCGCGCGCTGTCCCGGACGGTCCTCGACGGCACGCCCCCGCCGACGGAGGCCGACTGCACGGCCGTCGCCCTGCGCTGCTGGGAGCTGCCCGAGCGCGAGTACCACTACTTCGCCGCCGACTACCTGCGGCGACACGTCGGACGCTGCTCCTCGGAGTTCGTCCCGGTGGCGCGCCGGCTGATCACCACCGTCTCCTGGTGGGACACCGTGGACACCCTCGCCGCGCACGTCGTGGGCTCGCTCGTCGCGGCGGATCCCGGGCTGGTCCGCGTGATGGACCGCTGGATCGGGGACGACGACCTCTGGGTCGCCCGGACGGCCCTGCTCCACCAGCTGCGCCACAAGGAGGCCACGGACGAGGAACGGCTCTTCCGGTACTGCCTCCGCCAGTCCGGCCACCCGGACTTCTTCATCCGCAAAGCCATCGGCTGGAGCCTGCGCGAGTACGCCAAGACCGCCCCGGACGCCGTACGCGCCTTCGTCGACTCCGCCCGCGGTCGACTCGCGCCGCTCTCCGTGCGGGAAGCGCTGAAGAACCTCTGA